The Flavobacterium johnsoniae UW101 genomic interval ATAATTCTGAACTCTTTGGTCTTCTAATCTTCTGTTTTTGTTTCGGCTGTTGTCAACACCACCTTTTGTCTGACGTTTTACACGTCCTTCAAAACCAATAATTTCTTCACCATTATAAAGAGGCTCAATATCGTCGATTGTGGTTCTGAAACGGTTTTCTCTATCGTCTCTCCAGTTGTAGATAGCATTGGCAAAAATTGTATTGTTTTCGTTGAATTTATAATCTAAAGCCAAAGAAGCACTGCGGCGAATACGCTGTATGTCATATTTTCTAATTTCTGAAGCTTGTAAATATTCATTTCCAAAATCATCTTTTACCCATTCATTTTCGATGTTATCAGATCCGTAATCTACATTATTATAAGATCCGCTGAAAACTACTCCTAATTTATCATTTGCAAAACGGTTACCATAAACAAATCCTGCTGTATAAGAAGCATGCTCACGAATTGGTAAATATCCTCCTGCAAGTGTAGCAGAGATTCTTTCTCCATTTGGAGTTGCTCTTGTAATTAAGTTAACAGAACCTCCAATTGCATCAGCATCCATGTCTGATGTAAGCGTTTTGTTTACTTCAATTGTAGAAATCATATCAGACGGAATTAAGTCCATTTGTACGTTTCTGTTATCACCTTCAGCAGAAGGAATACGGTCACCATTTAAAGTAACAGAGTTTAAAGACGGAGCCAAACCTCTAATGATAATGTTACGAGCTTCACCTTGGTCATTTTGCATTGTAATACCCGGAACACGTTTTAACGCATCTCCAACGTTTGCATCAGGAAAACGACCCATTTGGTCAGAAGAAATTACGTTTCCAATATTTTTATTGTTTTTCTGCTGGTTCAGTGCTTTTGCCTGACCTTTTAAGATATCTCCAACAACAACCTCTTTCAGTTCGTTTTCAAAAGCTTTAAGAGCAAAATCAATTACATTGTTTTTTCCTTGTTCTACTTTTATTTCTTGAGTTAAAGTAGTGTATCCAATATATTTTACTTCAACTTTATAAGTTCCTTCAGTAATATTTAATAATTCAAAACGACCGTTGTAGTCAGAAACGGTGTATTTTTTTTCACCTATAATTTGAACCATGGCTCCAGGCAGAGGCAGTTTGTCATCAGCATCTAATATCTTTCCGGATATTATCGCTTTCTGGGCAAAACCTGTTAAGGTCAATAATAAAAATGTTGTTAATAAATAGAATTTTTTCATCGTTGTGTTTTGTTTTTTATTTGATCGGTGCGAAGCTAAAGCCCCAGTATTACTAAACCCTTGGAAAAAAATTAACATAGTGTTATGATTACCCGGATAATGCTTGTTATTATTAATGTTTAAGTAACATTAAAACTTCAAGTTTTTGATTTACAAATAAAAAGAAATTGATATTTTGATTAGAATTAAAAATTTGGCGTTAAATTTGCCGTATCAATCACAATCAAAAATCATCAATCATGTTAAAACAATTTTTTATCCTTTGTTCAGGAGCCGACCGCGACATCCTGGAAAACTGTTCAGAAGGCGAACAAACCAAATATGTTGGTATTGGTGCCACAGTATTTTTTACAGCAGTAATGGCTTTCTTAGCCAGTGCTTATGCGCTTTTTACTGTTTTCGATTCTATTTATCCCGCTTTGATTTTTGGATTTGTATGGAGTTTATTAATCTTTAATCTGGACCGATTTATCGTTTCTACTATTAAGAAAAGAGATCGTTTTATGGATGAATTCCTGCAGGCGACACCTCGTATTATATTAGCAGTAATTATTGCGATTGTAATTTCTAAGCCTTTGGAAATTAAAATTTTCGAAAAAGAAATCAATACAGTTTTATTGAAAGAAAAAAACGAGATGGAATTGGCTAATAAAAAGCAGGTTGGTAATTATTTCAAATCAGATTTAGATAAAAATAAAGCCGAGATTGCAGCTCTAAAAGCTGATATTCTAAAAAAAGAGAAAGAAGTAAACGATTTGTATTCAGTTTATATTACTGAGGCCGAAGGAACAACTGGAACAAAAAAACTTGGAAAAGGTCCGGTTTATAAAGAAAAACGCGAAAAACACGATGCAGCTTTAAAAGAACTTGAAGTTCTTAAAAAGACCAACGAAGCTAAAATTGCCGAAAAAGAAAAAGCAGGCGTTCAGCTTCAAGCCGATTTAGACAAAAAAGTTTCGCAGACACAGCCTATCATCGAAGGTTTTGATGGGTTAATGGCACGTATCAATGCGTTGAATAAACTGCCTTGGCTTCCGTCATTTTTCATTATGCTTTTGTTTTTAGCTATTGAAACATCACCAATTATTGCCAAATTGTTAGCTCCAAAAGGTGAATTTGATTTTAAACAAGAAGAAGCCGAAACGGCAATGAAAGCCACTTTGGAACAAAACAAATACCAACGTGAATTATTAGTAAAAACCAGTGCAGAAATGCATGATAAAGTTTATGCTGATATTGCAGAAGATAAAGGTTTATTTGATTTACAGCGAAAAAATGCAAAAGAATTACTGGAACTGCAGTCGCATAAATTTGTAGAGAAACAGAAGGCGACTTTATAAGTCGAAAGTTGGAAAGTCTAAAGTTATAAAGTCGAAATGCAGACTTAAAAAAGAAAGCCAGAAATAGAATTTCTATTTCTGGCTT includes:
- a CDS encoding DUF4407 domain-containing protein, producing MLKQFFILCSGADRDILENCSEGEQTKYVGIGATVFFTAVMAFLASAYALFTVFDSIYPALIFGFVWSLLIFNLDRFIVSTIKKRDRFMDEFLQATPRIILAVIIAIVISKPLEIKIFEKEINTVLLKEKNEMELANKKQVGNYFKSDLDKNKAEIAALKADILKKEKEVNDLYSVYITEAEGTTGTKKLGKGPVYKEKREKHDAALKELEVLKKTNEAKIAEKEKAGVQLQADLDKKVSQTQPIIEGFDGLMARINALNKLPWLPSFFIMLLFLAIETSPIIAKLLAPKGEFDFKQEEAETAMKATLEQNKYQRELLVKTSAEMHDKVYADIAEDKGLFDLQRKNAKELLELQSHKFVEKQKATL